Part of the Natrarchaeobius halalkaliphilus genome is shown below.
TTACTGTGACGATAGCGTAATAAAGGAAATGGACGCTTCGGATATGACGTGGGTGTAGTTTACTCACATTGTCACACCCAATTGTACCCGCGCAATCATTTATGGACAGTGCTGTGCTGGACCACACTATGAATTCGCAAGAACTCACACATCTTCATGCGTTGCTGTACGAGGTGCGCGTCGAACTCGAGGACCAGGACAAGGTACCTGCTGGGGCGTTCTCGGAATATGATTCGAAAAACGTTCGTCCGGATTACATCCACCGTCCTCAAGACGCGCACGAAGATGGGATTCGCCTATTGCTAAAGGGCATCCGACACTCAATAAAGCGCGATCCAC
Proteins encoded:
- a CDS encoding UPF0058 family protein, with the translated sequence MNSQELTHLHALLYEVRVELEDQDKVPAGAFSEYDSKNVRPDYIHRPQDAHEDGIRLLLKGIRHSIKRDPPPEKEMTM